A DNA window from Streptococcus mutans contains the following coding sequences:
- a CDS encoding DUF3290 family protein: MTFYSYNYVLSRINQQNWITVTISALLLLVTGFFAFKAYRNKRDTKFRELVIISILSLFAVILIGISTFQTNQASNNQFQTSLHFIEVISKDLGVDKSEVYVNTSAATDGTIVKVGKNFYRAMSGSNPDKYLLEKIELHKTTDIELVEAEK, translated from the coding sequence ATGACATTTTATTCATATAATTATGTTTTAAGTCGAATTAATCAACAAAACTGGATAACTGTAACGATTTCAGCTTTACTGCTTCTCGTAACAGGCTTTTTTGCCTTTAAAGCTTATCGTAACAAACGGGATACAAAATTCCGTGAATTGGTAATTATCTCTATACTGTCGTTGTTTGCGGTAATTTTAATAGGCATTAGTACCTTTCAAACCAATCAAGCTTCCAACAATCAATTTCAAACTTCTCTTCATTTTATCGAAGTGATTTCGAAAGATCTGGGAGTTGACAAATCAGAGGTCTATGTTAATACTTCGGCAGCAACGGACGGGACGATCGTAAAGGTCGGGAAGAATTTTTACCGAGCTATGAGTGGCAGTAATCCTGACAAATATTTGCTTGAAAAAATCGAATTGCATAAGACGACAGATATCGAATTGGTGGAGGCTGAAAAATGA